One Candidatus Tectomicrobia bacterium genomic window carries:
- a CDS encoding MotA/TolQ/ExbB proton channel family protein, with amino-acid sequence MLEFLMKGGILMIPLGICSILALAIILERAYNLRLPRVIPADLIQQARHLLAEDQVEEAVLLCRRHASPIARIMLAAISNYDREKEELKEIVEDAGRQEVPVLDRYLGVLGTIAAVSPLLGITGTVFGMIRTFATISEKGVAHPSQLAGGIYEALITTAAGLVIAIPSLIFYNYYAAQSDRLVLELEKQAYRVLEILKR; translated from the coding sequence ATGCTCGAATTCCTGATGAAGGGGGGGATCCTGATGATCCCTCTCGGCATCTGCTCGATCCTCGCCCTGGCCATCATCCTCGAGCGCGCCTACAACCTGCGCTTACCGCGCGTCATTCCGGCGGATCTCATTCAGCAGGCGCGGCACCTGCTCGCGGAGGACCAGGTCGAGGAGGCCGTGCTCCTCTGCCGGCGCCACGCCTCGCCCATCGCGCGCATCATGCTGGCCGCCATCTCGAACTACGACCGGGAGAAGGAGGAGCTCAAGGAGATCGTCGAGGACGCGGGGCGCCAGGAGGTGCCCGTGCTGGACCGCTACCTGGGCGTGCTGGGCACCATCGCCGCCGTCTCGCCCCTGCTGGGCATCACCGGCACCGTCTTCGGCATGATCCGCACCTTCGCCACCATCAGCGAGAAGGGGGTGGCGCACCCCAGCCAGCTCGCGGGCGGCATCTACGAGGCGCTCATCACCACCGCGGCGGGCCTCGTGATCGCCATCCCGTCGCTCATCTTCTACAACTACTACGCCGCCCAGTCCGACCGCCTGGTCCTCGAGCTCGAGAAGCAGGCCTACCGCGTCCTCGAGATTCTCAAGCGCTGA
- a CDS encoding biopolymer transporter ExbD, whose translation MRFRELRRVQAEPGMTALIDTVFLLLLFFALSSSFVMQVGISVNLPRTVSSETAVRKDVIVVVARDGRIFVNNEEVPFDSLWGRLIEELRVQPEGALILRADRDVPHGQVVRVMDVAKQAGAGRIAIATEPARKDEIPGRPAPPAEPKR comes from the coding sequence ATGAGATTCCGCGAGCTGCGCCGCGTGCAGGCGGAGCCGGGGATGACGGCCCTCATCGACACCGTCTTCCTGCTCCTGCTCTTCTTCGCCCTGAGCTCCTCGTTCGTCATGCAGGTCGGCATCAGCGTGAACCTCCCCCGCACCGTCTCGTCCGAGACCGCCGTGCGCAAGGACGTCATCGTCGTCGTCGCCCGCGACGGCCGCATCTTCGTGAACAACGAGGAGGTGCCCTTCGACTCGCTGTGGGGCCGCCTCATCGAGGAGCTGCGCGTCCAGCCCGAGGGCGCCCTCATCCTCCGCGCCGACCGCGACGTGCCCCACGGCCAGGTCGTGCGCGTCATGGACGTGGCCAAGCAGGCGGGCGCCGGCCGCATCGCCATCGCCACCGAGCCCGCCCGGAAGGACGAGATTCCGGGCCGCCCCGCGCCGCCCGCCGAACCGAAGAGATGA
- a CDS encoding c-type cytochrome has product MPMKPSVFALVAALILPALPAAARAAEKEHPGERRVRELNCAACHPIGPAPPARPAPQVGPPLHRAGLRLQPDWLKGFLARPAKLRPAEPARMPDFRLAAWEIEALAAHLQGLQEPWEEGAPPSGASFGALYRGLPPGDAKRGRAAFERNECAKCHPDPEGKLPPPGERKAWGPDLREMSRKLTREGLAAVLFDPAQARPGSAMPSFFYDQGEPLDPDAPRQIADLAAYLASLAGPPPRVLDLTSGGASPGTRERGRRLALQLNCAGCHAGTGLDPRRPAQVAPPLGYRNAPRTYTREMVAGWLQRPATIPMHERMMGFGRMPTFGLSREEACRIADWLFTLDRAGGGMGGGMTMMSQGGGVKC; this is encoded by the coding sequence GTGCCGATGAAACCTTCCGTCTTTGCCCTCGTGGCGGCCCTGATCCTCCCGGCCCTCCCGGCCGCGGCCCGCGCCGCGGAGAAGGAACACCCGGGCGAGCGGCGGGTGCGCGAGCTGAACTGCGCCGCCTGCCACCCGATCGGGCCCGCGCCCCCGGCCCGCCCCGCCCCCCAGGTGGGGCCTCCCCTCCATCGGGCGGGCCTCCGCCTCCAGCCGGACTGGCTCAAGGGCTTCCTCGCCCGCCCCGCCAAGCTCCGGCCCGCGGAGCCGGCCCGGATGCCCGACTTCCGCCTGGCCGCCTGGGAGATCGAGGCCCTCGCCGCCCATCTCCAGGGCCTCCAGGAGCCCTGGGAGGAGGGCGCGCCCCCATCGGGGGCCTCCTTCGGCGCCCTCTACCGGGGCCTCCCGCCCGGGGACGCGAAGCGGGGGCGGGCCGCCTTCGAGCGGAACGAGTGCGCCAAGTGCCATCCCGATCCGGAGGGCAAGCTCCCCCCGCCCGGGGAACGCAAGGCCTGGGGCCCCGACCTGCGGGAGATGAGCCGCAAGCTCACCCGCGAGGGGCTGGCCGCCGTCCTCTTCGACCCCGCCCAGGCGCGGCCGGGCTCCGCGATGCCGAGCTTCTTCTACGACCAGGGGGAACCCCTCGACCCGGACGCCCCGCGGCAAATCGCCGACCTCGCCGCCTACCTCGCCTCCCTCGCGGGGCCCCCGCCCCGGGTGCTCGACCTGACCTCGGGGGGAGCCTCCCCCGGGACGCGGGAACGGGGCCGGCGGCTGGCCCTCCAGCTCAACTGCGCGGGCTGCCACGCGGGGACGGGCCTCGACCCCCGCCGCCCGGCCCAGGTGGCGCCTCCCCTGGGCTACCGGAACGCCCCCCGCACCTACACCCGGGAGATGGTCGCCGGCTGGCTCCAGCGCCCGGCCACCATCCCCATGCACGAGCGGATGATGGGCTTCGGCCGCATGCCCACCTTCGGCCTCTCCCGGGAGGAGGCCTGCCGGATCGCGGACTGGCTCTTCACCCTGGACAGGGCCGGCGGGGGGATGGGGGGCGGCATGACGATGATGAGCCAGGGGGGCGGGGTGAAATGCTGA
- a CDS encoding dehydratase, translating to MPGLFYEDLTEGRAWVTPERALGEAEVMAFAELSGDRTHLHTDAEAAARGPFGERIAHGLLGLSALSGLMMGMGFLEGTVEAFLGLEWRFTGPIRFGDRVRGEIAVKAKRLSRKGQGLVTFGLKMKNQKDEVVQEGEFTLMVARREGEPRPSF from the coding sequence ATGCCCGGCCTGTTCTACGAGGACCTGACGGAGGGCCGCGCCTGGGTCACCCCGGAGCGCGCCCTGGGCGAGGCCGAGGTCATGGCCTTCGCCGAGCTCTCGGGCGACCGCACCCACCTCCACACCGACGCGGAAGCGGCGGCGCGCGGGCCTTTTGGCGAGCGCATCGCCCACGGCCTGCTGGGGCTCTCGGCCCTCTCGGGCCTGATGATGGGGATGGGCTTCCTCGAGGGCACGGTCGAGGCCTTCCTGGGGCTCGAGTGGCGCTTCACGGGGCCCATCCGCTTCGGGGACCGGGTGAGGGGGGAGATCGCGGTCAAGGCGAAGCGCCTCAGCCGCAAGGGCCAGGGCCTCGTCACCTTCGGGCTGAAGATGAAAAATCAGAAGGATGAAGTGGTGCAGGAGGGCGAGTTTACGCTGATGGTAGCGAGGCGGGAGGGGGAGCCCCGCCCGTCATTCTGA
- a CDS encoding AbrB/MazE/SpoVT family DNA-binding domain-containing protein — translation MPSTRTKAAKPKAAKRKAKKASPARKDTVKLRKVGGSLGVILPKEALDALNLKEGDEMFLHSTPEGVKLTPYDPTFAEVMESTHDYMRRHRNALRELAK, via the coding sequence ATGCCCAGCACCAGGACGAAGGCCGCCAAGCCGAAAGCCGCGAAGCGGAAGGCCAAGAAAGCCTCGCCCGCCCGGAAGGACACCGTGAAGCTCCGGAAGGTGGGGGGCTCCCTGGGGGTGATCCTCCCCAAAGAGGCGCTCGACGCCCTGAATCTCAAGGAGGGCGACGAGATGTTCCTCCACAGCACGCCCGAGGGGGTGAAGCTGACGCCGTACGATCCGACCTTTGCCGAGGTCATGGAGTCCACTCACGACTACATGCGCCGCCACCGGAACGCCCTGCGCGAGCTGGCGAAGTGA
- a CDS encoding type II toxin-antitoxin system death-on-curing family toxin yields MKAEPRWLTVAIVKDVHEAQLRLFGGSFGIRDAGLLESAVERPKHLFHYGENPSLFDLAATLCMGLVKNHPFVDGNKRAALLSARAFLYINGQVFEPEEVDEVRIMLAAAAGGADEALLARWFKDFSKRRR; encoded by the coding sequence GTGAAGGCCGAGCCCAGGTGGCTCACCGTCGCAATAGTTAAGGACGTCCATGAGGCGCAACTCCGCCTCTTCGGAGGTTCGTTCGGGATACGCGACGCGGGCCTTCTGGAAAGCGCCGTGGAGCGCCCGAAGCATCTCTTTCACTACGGCGAGAACCCGTCGCTTTTCGACCTGGCTGCTACCCTTTGCATGGGTCTGGTCAAGAATCACCCCTTTGTGGACGGCAACAAGCGTGCCGCCCTGCTGAGCGCCCGCGCCTTCCTCTACATCAACGGCCAGGTATTCGAGCCGGAGGAGGTGGACGAGGTGCGCATCATGCTGGCCGCCGCGGCGGGCGGGGCGGACGAGGCGCTCCTGGCCCGCTGGTTCAAGGATTTCTCGAAGCGCCGCCGCTGA
- a CDS encoding MoaD/ThiS family protein — protein sequence MNIRLRLYADFAGKMPPEVDEEGAHSLGLPPGARVADVLDRFQIPHEEAYVILLDGRHATPDAPLREGAELSVFPAIVGG from the coding sequence ATGAACATCCGGCTCCGCCTCTACGCCGACTTCGCCGGCAAGATGCCCCCCGAGGTGGACGAGGAGGGCGCCCACTCCCTCGGCCTGCCCCCGGGCGCCCGGGTCGCGGACGTCCTCGACCGCTTTCAGATCCCCCACGAGGAGGCCTACGTCATCCTCCTCGACGGCCGCCACGCCACCCCGGACGCCCCCCTCCGGGAGGGCGCCGAGCTCTCCGTCTTCCCGGCCATCGTCGGAGGGTAA
- the larC gene encoding nickel pincer cofactor biosynthesis protein LarC: MRALHFDCFAGVAGDMLLGALLDLGLPLASLEGPLQSLGLEGVRLSLGRVVKRGVSASQFRVHVERPHDHSHHGHGHEHQGHGHSHGRSLTEIERLIRQSSLPPRPRERALKAFRRLGEVEAGIHGVPVESIHFHEVGAEDSIVDIAGYFLALELLSVERVTASPLPVGRGYVHAAHGRMPVPAPATAKLLEGIPVFDNGLEGEVLTPTGALLLAESAASFGPMPAMKVAAVGYGSGERDAALPNLVRAFLGEASQAGQAASGDAPPSVVSILEANLDDMRPELFPHVIERALALGALDAFAVPTVGKKGRPAHLLTLLCPPERREELTRMLFRETTTLGVRHRAAERSTAERDWIEVDLPWGRARVKRARWEGEIVNLAPEFEDCRRLAEASGAPLKEVMDAALAAARSAAPTAGRAAPGKDP, encoded by the coding sequence ATGAGAGCCCTCCACTTCGACTGCTTCGCCGGGGTCGCGGGGGACATGCTCCTCGGCGCCCTGCTCGACCTGGGGCTCCCCCTCGCCTCCCTGGAGGGGCCGCTCCAGTCCCTGGGGCTGGAGGGTGTTCGGCTCTCGCTCGGCCGGGTGGTGAAGCGAGGCGTCTCCGCCTCCCAGTTCCGGGTGCACGTGGAGCGCCCTCATGATCACTCCCATCACGGGCACGGGCATGAGCACCAAGGCCACGGGCACAGCCACGGCCGCTCCCTCACCGAGATCGAGCGCCTCATCCGCCAGTCCTCCCTGCCCCCCCGGCCCCGGGAGCGCGCCCTCAAGGCCTTCCGGCGGCTGGGGGAGGTCGAAGCGGGCATCCACGGCGTCCCCGTCGAGTCCATCCACTTCCACGAGGTGGGGGCCGAGGACTCCATCGTGGACATCGCGGGCTACTTCCTGGCCCTGGAGCTCCTGAGCGTCGAGCGGGTGACGGCCTCCCCCCTTCCGGTGGGCCGGGGCTACGTCCACGCGGCCCACGGGCGGATGCCCGTCCCCGCCCCCGCCACGGCCAAGCTCCTGGAGGGGATCCCCGTCTTCGACAACGGCCTGGAGGGCGAGGTGCTCACCCCGACCGGGGCGCTCCTCCTGGCCGAGAGCGCCGCCTCGTTCGGCCCCATGCCCGCCATGAAGGTCGCGGCCGTGGGGTACGGCTCCGGGGAACGGGACGCCGCCCTCCCCAACCTCGTCCGCGCCTTTTTGGGCGAGGCCTCCCAGGCCGGCCAAGCGGCGTCCGGGGACGCCCCGCCCTCCGTCGTCTCCATCCTGGAGGCCAACCTCGACGACATGCGGCCCGAGCTCTTCCCCCACGTCATCGAGCGGGCCCTGGCGCTGGGGGCGCTCGACGCCTTCGCCGTCCCCACCGTGGGCAAGAAGGGCCGGCCCGCCCACCTGCTGACGCTGCTCTGCCCCCCCGAGCGCCGCGAGGAGCTGACCCGGATGCTCTTCCGCGAAACCACCACCCTGGGGGTGCGCCACCGCGCCGCCGAGCGCTCGACCGCGGAGCGCGACTGGATCGAGGTGGACCTCCCCTGGGGCCGGGCGCGGGTCAAGCGGGCGCGCTGGGAGGGAGAGATCGTGAACCTCGCCCCCGAGTTCGAGGACTGCCGCCGCCTGGCCGAGGCCTCGGGCGCCCCCCTCAAGGAAGTGATGGACGCCGCCCTCGCCGCCGCCCGCTCGGCCGCGCCCACGGCGGGCCGCGCCGCTCCGGGAAAGGACCCATGA
- the larB gene encoding nickel pincer cofactor biosynthesis protein LarB, producing the protein MNPGRIQALLEQVREGAISPQEAAERLRDLPFEDLGHTRVDHHRALRNGFPEVIFGAGKTAAQVAEIARSLRAKGSPVLLTRAKDEHVRALREIFPETVHHEAARIAVLPSPEPPASVGLVAVVCAGTSDLPVAEEAAVTAETLGSRAERIYDAGVAGLHRLLADLPALREANAIVVVAGMEGALPSVVAGLVDVPVIAVPTSIGYGASLGGLTALFAMLTSCAAGLSVVNIDNGFGAGCQAHLINRLAAKR; encoded by the coding sequence GTGAACCCCGGCCGGATCCAGGCTCTCCTGGAGCAGGTGCGCGAGGGGGCCATAAGCCCCCAGGAGGCCGCCGAGCGGCTGCGCGACCTCCCCTTCGAGGACCTGGGCCACACCCGCGTCGATCACCACCGCGCCCTCCGCAACGGCTTCCCCGAGGTCATCTTCGGGGCCGGGAAGACGGCCGCCCAGGTGGCCGAGATCGCCCGGAGCCTCCGGGCCAAGGGCTCTCCCGTCCTCCTGACCCGGGCGAAGGATGAGCACGTCCGCGCCCTCCGCGAGATTTTCCCCGAGACGGTCCACCACGAGGCGGCCCGCATCGCCGTCCTCCCCTCGCCCGAGCCCCCGGCCTCCGTGGGGCTCGTGGCCGTCGTCTGCGCCGGGACCTCCGACCTCCCGGTCGCCGAGGAGGCCGCCGTCACCGCCGAGACGCTGGGCTCCCGCGCCGAGCGCATCTACGACGCCGGGGTGGCCGGGCTCCACCGCCTGCTCGCCGATCTCCCGGCGCTGCGCGAGGCGAACGCCATCGTCGTCGTGGCCGGGATGGAGGGGGCGCTGCCATCGGTGGTGGCCGGGCTGGTGGACGTGCCGGTGATCGCCGTCCCCACCTCCATCGGGTACGGCGCGAGCCTGGGCGGGCTGACGGCGCTTTTCGCGATGCTCACCTCCTGCGCGGCCGGGCTCTCGGTGGTGAACATCGACAACGGCTTCGGCGCCGGCTGCCAGGCCCACCTCATCAACCGCCTGGCGGCCAAGAGATGA
- the larE gene encoding ATP-dependent sacrificial sulfur transferase LarE produces the protein MEEKTRRLEGILREAGGVLVAFSAGADSTLLACVAHRVLGPRALAVTGRSVTLARAELEESAELARRIGIRHRIVDTEEISDPSFGNNPPNRCYFCKDELYGVLRRVADEEGLPVIADGSNADDLGDHRPGMRAAREREVRSPLMEAGFTKAEIRHLSRELGLPTWDKPAQACLSSRFPYGDRITPEKIAQVERAEASLRELGFRQLRVRHHGTIARIEIPREEIPALFARGLAEEAARRVKAAGFTYVALDLEGFRSGSMNEVLRGRNGLPVLP, from the coding sequence CTGGAAGAGAAAACCCGCAGGCTCGAGGGCATCCTCCGCGAAGCGGGAGGCGTGCTCGTCGCCTTCTCGGCCGGGGCGGACAGCACCCTCCTCGCCTGCGTGGCCCACCGGGTGCTGGGCCCCCGCGCCCTGGCCGTCACCGGGAGATCCGTCACCCTGGCCCGGGCCGAGCTGGAGGAGTCGGCCGAGCTCGCCCGCCGCATCGGCATCCGCCACCGCATCGTGGACACCGAGGAGATCAGCGACCCCTCCTTCGGCAACAACCCGCCGAACCGCTGCTACTTCTGCAAGGACGAGCTCTACGGCGTCCTCCGCCGGGTGGCCGACGAGGAGGGCCTCCCGGTCATCGCCGACGGCTCGAACGCCGACGACCTGGGGGACCACCGCCCCGGCATGCGGGCCGCCCGCGAGCGCGAGGTACGCAGCCCCCTGATGGAGGCCGGCTTCACCAAGGCCGAGATCCGCCACCTCTCGCGGGAGCTCGGCCTCCCCACCTGGGACAAGCCCGCCCAGGCCTGCCTCTCCAGCCGGTTCCCCTACGGGGACCGCATCACCCCCGAGAAGATCGCCCAGGTGGAGCGGGCCGAGGCCTCGCTCCGCGAGCTGGGCTTCCGCCAGCTCCGGGTGCGGCATCACGGCACCATCGCCCGGATCGAGATCCCCAGGGAGGAGATTCCCGCCCTCTTCGCCCGGGGGCTCGCGGAGGAGGCCGCGCGGCGCGTCAAGGCGGCGGGCTTCACCTACGTCGCCCTCGACCTGGAGGGCTTCCGCTCCGGGAGCATGAACGAGGTCCTCCGGGGGCGGAACGGCCTCCCCGTCCTCCCGTGA
- a CDS encoding histidinol-phosphate transaminase, whose translation MPFDPKALLRKGVDSLAPYIPGRTMEEVAREYGAADIVKLASNENALGPSPAALRALQAAVGKLHRYPDSAARDLRAKLAGKLGVAAGQVFVGNGGDDVLSVLARTFLNEGEEAVIPAPTFSPYAHVSRVMGARVVTSPLRDFRIDLGDVRAKVTERTKLIFLCSPNNPTGAILPERELVPFLKSLPPRAMVLLDEAYGDFVEDPAFPDSIALSGRFPLVVLRSFSKIYGLAGLRVGLGVGREELIGYMDRVREPFNVNLLAQAAAAAALDDEAYRRKAIETVKEGRRRLYAAFRRMELPCLESQANFVFVRVGDGDGVFEALMRRGVIVRPGSVFGCPEWIRVTVGLPGEDARFLEALREILG comes from the coding sequence ATGCCGTTCGACCCCAAGGCCCTGCTGCGCAAGGGAGTGGACTCCCTCGCGCCCTACATCCCCGGCCGGACGATGGAGGAGGTGGCCCGGGAATACGGCGCGGCGGACATCGTGAAGCTGGCGAGCAACGAGAACGCGCTCGGGCCCTCGCCCGCGGCGCTGCGGGCGCTCCAGGCCGCGGTCGGAAAGCTGCACCGCTACCCGGACAGCGCGGCCCGGGACCTCCGGGCCAAGCTCGCCGGGAAGCTGGGGGTGGCGGCGGGGCAGGTGTTCGTGGGGAACGGCGGGGACGACGTGCTCTCCGTGCTGGCGCGCACCTTCCTGAACGAGGGGGAGGAGGCCGTCATCCCCGCGCCTACCTTCAGCCCCTATGCCCACGTCTCGCGGGTCATGGGGGCGCGGGTGGTGACGAGCCCCCTGCGGGACTTCCGGATCGATCTCGGGGACGTCCGCGCCAAGGTGACGGAGCGGACGAAGCTCATCTTCCTCTGCAGCCCGAACAACCCGACGGGCGCCATCCTCCCCGAGCGGGAGCTCGTCCCCTTCCTGAAGAGCCTGCCCCCGCGAGCGATGGTGCTCCTGGATGAAGCCTACGGGGATTTTGTGGAGGACCCGGCGTTTCCCGATTCCATCGCGCTGAGCGGGCGGTTTCCGCTCGTCGTGCTGCGCTCGTTCTCGAAGATCTACGGCCTGGCGGGCCTGCGGGTGGGCCTGGGGGTGGGGCGGGAGGAGCTGATCGGTTACATGGATCGGGTGCGGGAGCCGTTTAACGTGAACCTTCTGGCCCAGGCCGCCGCCGCCGCCGCCCTGGACGACGAGGCCTACCGCCGGAAGGCCATCGAGACGGTGAAGGAGGGGAGGCGGAGGCTCTACGCCGCCTTCCGGCGGATGGAGCTGCCCTGCCTGGAGAGCCAGGCCAATTTCGTCTTCGTCCGGGTAGGGGACGGGGACGGGGTGTTCGAGGCGCTCATGCGCCGGGGGGTCATCGTCCGCCCGGGGAGCGTCTTCGGCTGTCCGGAATGGATCCGCGTGACGGTGGGCCTGCCCGGAGAGGATGCGAGGTTCCTGGAGGCGCTGCGGGAAATCCTCGGTTGA
- a CDS encoding HU family DNA-binding protein, which translates to MQKSDLVVKIAEEAGISKAAADRALDSLLVNLSKALKKGERVSLVGFGTFSVSKRSARMGRNPQTGAAIKIKAAKVPKFSAGKTLKDAVNK; encoded by the coding sequence ATGCAGAAATCCGACTTGGTCGTGAAGATTGCCGAAGAGGCAGGAATCTCCAAGGCTGCCGCCGACCGCGCGCTCGACTCGCTGTTGGTCAACCTCTCGAAGGCGCTGAAGAAGGGCGAGCGCGTCTCCCTGGTCGGCTTCGGCACCTTCTCCGTCTCGAAGCGCTCGGCCAGGATGGGGCGCAACCCTCAGACCGGCGCGGCCATCAAGATCAAGGCGGCGAAGGTCCCCAAGTTCTCGGCGGGCAAGACCCTCAAGGACGCGGTCAACAAGTAG
- a CDS encoding DEAD/DEAH box helicase encodes MSPAFRDLNLAPELLRAIHLMGFTEPTPIQVEAIPIALAGRDIIGSAQTGTGKTAAFALPTLHRLMGGSGTRALILTPTRELAVQVGEHFRLMGRHVALRTAVIYGGVDYEPQFRALEQEVDIIVATPGRLLDHMKRKTADFSGLQILILDEADRMLDMGFAEEIQEILQRLPRRRQTLLFSATIPTTIEELSRKALDSPVHIEVAPPATPAEGIFHGVYPIGASNKPRAVMCILEQAEATIVLIFTRTKAGADHLSDFLESRGIPVARIHSDRSQRQREKALSGFKEGVHRVLVATDIVSRGIDVSDISHVINYDVPEYPEDYVHRAGRTARAGRVGYALTLMGPSEIMLVKNIERFIGKALPRVGLPGLQNDIHQKGLGGEPRPLKDQPPVARYDRLRNMPRRSGLSLR; translated from the coding sequence ATGTCCCCCGCTTTCCGGGACCTGAATCTCGCCCCCGAACTGCTTCGCGCCATTCACCTCATGGGCTTCACCGAGCCCACCCCCATCCAGGTGGAGGCCATCCCGATCGCCCTCGCCGGGCGCGACATCATCGGAAGCGCCCAGACAGGGACGGGGAAGACGGCTGCCTTCGCCCTGCCCACCCTGCACCGCCTCATGGGCGGCTCCGGCACCCGCGCCCTCATCCTCACCCCGACGCGGGAGCTCGCGGTCCAGGTGGGCGAGCACTTCCGCCTCATGGGGCGGCACGTGGCTCTGCGGACGGCGGTGATCTACGGCGGGGTGGATTACGAGCCTCAGTTCCGCGCCCTGGAGCAGGAGGTGGACATCATCGTCGCGACGCCGGGGCGCCTCCTCGACCACATGAAGCGCAAGACGGCCGATTTCTCGGGTCTTCAAATCCTGATCCTGGACGAGGCCGATCGCATGCTCGACATGGGCTTCGCCGAGGAAATCCAGGAAATCCTCCAGCGCCTCCCCCGGCGGCGGCAGACCCTCCTCTTCTCGGCCACCATCCCCACCACCATCGAGGAACTCTCCCGCAAGGCCCTTGACTCGCCCGTCCACATCGAGGTGGCTCCGCCCGCGACGCCGGCCGAGGGCATCTTCCACGGGGTGTATCCCATCGGCGCCTCCAACAAGCCGAGGGCCGTCATGTGCATCCTGGAGCAGGCCGAGGCCACCATCGTCCTCATCTTCACCCGCACCAAGGCGGGCGCCGACCACCTGAGCGATTTCCTCGAAAGCAGAGGCATTCCCGTCGCGCGGATTCATTCCGACCGCAGCCAGCGGCAGCGGGAGAAGGCGCTGAGCGGCTTCAAGGAGGGCGTCCACCGGGTGCTCGTCGCGACCGACATCGTCTCCCGGGGGATTGACGTCTCCGACATCTCTCATGTAATCAACTACGACGTGCCTGAATACCCGGAGGATTACGTTCACCGCGCGGGGCGCACGGCGCGCGCGGGGCGGGTGGGGTACGCCCTCACGCTCATGGGGCCGAGCGAGATCATGCTCGTGAAGAATATCGAACGCTTCATCGGAAAGGCCCTTCCGCGCGTGGGGCTGCCCGGCCTCCAGAACGACATCCACCAGAAGGGCCTCGGCGGCGAGCCCCGCCCGCTCAAGGACCAGCCGCCGGTCGCGCGCTACGACCGCCTGCGGAACATGCCCAGGCGGAGCGGCCTCTCTCTGCGGTAA
- a CDS encoding aminopeptidase P family protein, giving the protein MAKYPTWARGGSMVDWEHRIDFDRMRRERVARTQAAMKRAGIDALILWKDENVRYLTSARVIMIQFRSSTTYGVLLTQDNGPTLLASSGEAHRIQECMPWIEDYIPIGILEEPGLVENTVRDEIAPRLKKWGVADKTVGLDLHTFMQRQALDKHLPEAKFVDGERFMYMSRVRKTPDEVACLLQACAIADAVTQTALDTVRPGIREFDVAAEAMKTLFTHCGEFAHLASPFVASGEHMAPPTRFPTDKIIRNGDIVFIDIGACWNGYFGDCGRATLAGGPPHPMQRKVYTTVYKALKKGIEKMRPGYTNDDSAGEFLEVARSAGLEKNFIKLFIGHGCGISPNEPPYIGEVMPGAESVKFEPGMTFAVEPLIFVPGIPGGAGVRIEDHILVTEDEPVYMTRAPYCQELILQD; this is encoded by the coding sequence ATGGCGAAGTACCCCACGTGGGCGCGCGGCGGGAGCATGGTGGACTGGGAGCACCGGATCGACTTCGACCGCATGCGCCGGGAGCGGGTGGCCAGGACCCAGGCCGCGATGAAGCGGGCGGGCATCGACGCCCTCATCCTCTGGAAGGACGAGAACGTCCGCTACCTCACCAGCGCCCGGGTCATCATGATCCAGTTCCGCTCCTCGACGACCTACGGCGTGCTCCTCACCCAGGACAACGGCCCCACCCTGCTCGCCTCCTCGGGCGAGGCCCACCGTATCCAGGAGTGCATGCCCTGGATCGAGGACTACATCCCCATCGGCATCCTGGAGGAGCCGGGGCTGGTGGAGAACACGGTCCGGGACGAGATCGCGCCCCGGCTCAAGAAGTGGGGGGTGGCGGACAAGACCGTCGGCCTGGACCTCCACACCTTCATGCAGCGCCAGGCGCTGGACAAGCATCTGCCCGAGGCCAAGTTCGTGGACGGCGAGCGCTTCATGTACATGAGCCGGGTGCGGAAGACCCCGGACGAGGTGGCCTGCCTGCTCCAGGCCTGCGCCATCGCGGACGCGGTGACCCAGACCGCCCTCGACACCGTCCGGCCCGGCATCCGGGAGTTCGACGTGGCCGCCGAGGCCATGAAGACGCTCTTCACCCACTGCGGCGAGTTCGCCCACCTGGCCTCGCCCTTCGTGGCCTCGGGCGAGCACATGGCGCCCCCGACCCGCTTCCCGACCGACAAGATCATCCGCAACGGGGACATCGTCTTCATCGACATCGGCGCCTGCTGGAACGGCTACTTCGGCGACTGCGGCCGGGCCACCCTGGCGGGCGGGCCGCCCCACCCGATGCAGCGGAAGGTCTACACCACGGTCTACAAGGCCCTGAAAAAGGGCATCGAGAAGATGCGCCCCGGCTACACGAACGACGACTCGGCGGGGGAGTTCCTGGAGGTGGCCCGCTCGGCGGGCCTGGAGAAGAACTTCATCAAGCTCTTCATCGGCCACGGCTGCGGCATCTCGCCGAACGAGCCGCCCTACATCGGAGAGGTCATGCCGGGAGCCGAGAGCGTGAAGTTCGAGCCGGGGATGACCTTCGCCGTGGAGCCTCTCATCTTCGTGCCGGGAATCCCGGGAGGAGCCGGGGTCCGGATCGAGGACCACATCCTCGTGACCGAGGACGAGCCGGTCTACATGACCCGCGCGCCCTACTGCCAGGAGCTGATTCTGCAGGACTAG